In Gallus gallus isolate bGalGal1 chromosome 8, bGalGal1.mat.broiler.GRCg7b, whole genome shotgun sequence, one DNA window encodes the following:
- the PALMD gene encoding palmdelphin isoform X1 yields MEETELLKERLQAITDKRRLQEEIAQKRRKIEEEKLKHQHLKKKALREKWLLDGFSSLTPKEQEEMQKQNQEDQQQTRELEDDIFRLEKEIEALEKEEIKVSAKEEAILKKLKSVEKTTEDIIKSVKTEKAEVEGEAADYIYANIPDLPKHFRPSALRRAGHATTNDEEKRKALFAMEMKVEKDMKTGENTVLSTIPLPSNEFKETGIKVYDDGRKSVYAVPSNGSTTQNRMDELAPIEVEDLLRQANEKNSQSPTEYHEPVFANKFCRPVTPQKDKLIPGLKLEDTHKREMNGLSSQTEFSPVAEPIIQQPKENGLNLQKVTPKSPSPILSDSEQKVHVNPENKMVDNEKRSATHEELKTYQNTTERHDETRFLSSCHPSEAPPAPQDEEDVHYRMVQAVPCYVDDSEPVTMIFMGYQRIDDDDTEADQKLTTYDGVIRAELVIIDDEEDDSKSEKPSYHPVGHYSQVYQPPSRKTTEVTQTNPASSLGTSMSNAPHKNSISLREEEKRLSSPTDHVHLQSQVSGDGTEDPSLTALRMRMAKLGKKVI; encoded by the exons ATGGAGGAAACTGAATTGCTGAAGGAAAGACTCCAGGCCATAACA GACAAAAGAAGACTGCAAGAAGAAATTGCACAGAAACGTCGaaaaatagaagaggaaaaactaaAACACCAGCATTTAAAG AAAAAGGCCTTACGAGAAAAATGGCTCTTGGATGGCTTCAGTTCTCTCACTCcaaaagagcaggaagaaatgcaaaagcaaaatcaagAGGACCAACAGCAAACTCGTGAGCTGGAAGATGACATTTTCAG ACTGGAGAAGGAAATAGAGGCCcttgaaaaagaggaaattaaagTCTCAGCTAAGGAAGAAGctattttaaagaaacttaAATCAGttgagaaaacaacagaagacaTAATCAAG TCTGTGAAgactgaaaaagcagaagttgaaGGAG AGGCAGCAGACTACATATATGCCAACATACCTGACCTTCCAAAGCATTTCAGACCTTCTGCACTGAGAAGGGCAGGGCACGCTACCACCAATGAcgaagaaaagagaaaag CATTGTTTGCAATGGAAATGAAAGTTGAAAAAGACATGAAGACAGGTGAAAACACAGTATTGTCAACAATACCTCTTCCTTCAAATGAGTTTAAAGAGACAGGAATTAAAGTCTATGATGATGGTAGGAAGTCGGTATATGCAGTGCCTTCAAACGGCAGCACAACGCAAAATAGGATGGATGAGCTTGCTCCTATTGAGGTGGAAGATCTTCTAAggcaagcaaatgaaaaaaattcccAGTCTCCCACAGAGTATCATGAGCCTGTGTTTGCAAACAAGTTTTGCAGGCCAGTTACTCCTCAGAAAGACAAGTTAATCCCTGGACTGAAACTGGaagacacacacaaaagagaGATGAACGGACTCAGCAGTCAGACAGAATTTTCCCCTGTGGCAGAACCCATCATACAGCAACCTAAAGAGAACGGGCTTAATCTTCAAAAGGTAACACCTAAGTCTCCCTCTCCAATACTTTCGGATTCAGAGCAGAAAGTACATGTTAATCCTGAGAACAAGATGGTAGATAATGAGAAAAGAAGTGCTACACATGAGGAATTAAAAACTTATCAGAATACAACAGAAAGACATGATGAAACAAGGTTTTTAAGTTCCTGTCATCCTAGTGAAGCACCTCCTGCACCTCAAGATGAGGAAGATGTTCATTACCGCATGGTCCAAGCTGTGCCGTGTTATGTGGATGATTCAGAACCAGTTACAATGATTTTCATGGGTTATCAGCGCATTGATGATGATGACACAGAAGCAGACCAGAAGTTGACAACATACGATGGGGTTATCCGTGCAGAATTAGTTATCATTGATGATGAAGAGGATGACAGCAAATCTGAGAAACCATCATATCATCCCGTTGGCCACTACAGTCAGGTTTACCAGCCACCAAGCAGGAAAACCACAGAAGTCACACAGACAAACCCTGCGAGCAGCCTAGGCACAAGCATGAGCAATGCACCCCACAAAAATTCCATCTCCCTACGAGAAGAAGAGAAACGCCTAAGCTCACCTACAGACCATGTTCATCTTCAGAGCCAAGTGTCTGGAGATGGTACTGAAGATCCTTCACTAACAg ctctgAGGATGAGAATGGCAAAGCTGGGGAAAAAGGTGATTTAA